Proteins from a genomic interval of Pseudomonas silesiensis:
- a CDS encoding 4-hydroxyproline epimerase, which produces MRRSFFCIDSHACGNPVRVVAGGGPLLPSVSMAERREIFVRDHDWVRTALMFEPRGHDIMSGVIIYPSVRDDCDFGALFIEVSGCLPMCGAGTIGLSTVVIEEGLITPREPGKLAIETPAGRVDVDYSMNGEYVDSIRLFNVASYLHSADVVVDVPGVGELVVDIAYGGNFYAVVEPQENWSGLDGLTTAEIVGLSQKLRTALAEVCDPVHPENSRISGVHHVIWCDDQHSTAAHGRGAVFYGDKAIDRSPGGTGTSARMAQLVGKGRLKVGDTYRNESLIGTIFEGKVEAAVKVGTFDGIRPSIGGWAQITGHNTIFVDDRDPLRHGFQLA; this is translated from the coding sequence ATGAGACGTAGCTTTTTTTGCATTGACTCCCACGCCTGCGGCAATCCGGTGCGGGTAGTGGCAGGCGGCGGGCCGTTGCTACCGTCGGTGTCGATGGCCGAACGCCGGGAGATTTTCGTGCGCGACCATGACTGGGTACGCACCGCGCTGATGTTCGAACCCCGGGGCCACGACATCATGTCCGGCGTGATCATCTATCCATCGGTACGCGATGACTGCGACTTCGGTGCCTTGTTCATCGAAGTCAGCGGCTGCCTGCCGATGTGTGGCGCGGGCACCATCGGCTTGTCGACCGTGGTCATCGAAGAGGGCCTGATCACGCCGCGGGAGCCCGGCAAACTGGCGATCGAGACACCGGCAGGGCGGGTGGATGTCGACTACAGCATGAACGGCGAATACGTTGATTCCATTCGCCTGTTCAATGTCGCCAGCTACCTGCACAGCGCCGATGTGGTGGTGGACGTGCCGGGCGTCGGCGAGCTCGTTGTGGACATTGCTTACGGCGGCAATTTTTACGCGGTGGTCGAGCCGCAGGAGAACTGGTCCGGCCTGGACGGGCTGACCACGGCAGAGATCGTCGGCCTGAGCCAGAAACTGCGCACGGCCCTGGCCGAGGTGTGTGACCCGGTGCATCCGGAGAACAGCCGGATCAGCGGCGTGCACCATGTCATCTGGTGCGACGACCAGCACAGCACGGCCGCCCATGGACGCGGCGCCGTGTTCTATGGCGACAAGGCAATCGATCGCTCTCCAGGCGGCACCGGTACTTCGGCGCGCATGGCGCAACTGGTTGGCAAGGGCCGTTTGAAGGTGGGGGACACGTACCGCAACGAAAGTCTGATCGGCACCATTTTCGAAGGCAAGGTCGAAGCGGCGGTCAAGGTCGGCACCTTCGACGGCATCCGCCCGAGCATCGGTGGCTGGGCGCAGATCACCGGGCACAACACCATTTTTGTCGACGACAGAGACCCGCTTCGCCACGGCTTCCAGCTTGCCTGA
- a CDS encoding ABC transporter permease: protein MSTPIQFSPGEYLAPGVDWLNANLHGLFRGISRVIEAVLGAVEGTLLAPHPYLFIAIVVVAAFFFANKRVAIFAGLMLAFCLFSGLWAASMQTIALVSVAVLISVTIAFPLGVLAARVKRVDDAFLPILNIMQTVPPWVYLIPAVMLFSLGKVPAIIATIVYGIPPMLRLTTLAFKQLPKDLLELGQASGASPRDILFKIELPTAAPTLLVGLNQCILMSLAMVVLAGLVGAGGLGAEVTRGLSRMEMGLGLRAGLAIVAVALLLDRLSRGALQRHSPTTMV, encoded by the coding sequence ATGAGTACGCCCATTCAATTTTCCCCAGGCGAGTACCTGGCGCCCGGGGTCGACTGGCTGAACGCCAACCTGCATGGACTGTTCAGAGGGATCAGCCGGGTCATCGAGGCGGTGCTCGGGGCCGTGGAGGGCACCTTGCTGGCGCCGCATCCTTACCTGTTCATCGCGATCGTCGTCGTGGCCGCGTTTTTCTTCGCCAACAAGCGAGTCGCCATTTTCGCCGGTTTGATGTTGGCGTTCTGCCTGTTCTCCGGGCTCTGGGCCGCCTCGATGCAAACCATTGCCCTGGTCTCGGTGGCGGTGCTGATCTCGGTGACCATCGCCTTCCCGCTCGGGGTCCTGGCGGCCCGGGTCAAGCGCGTGGATGACGCGTTCCTGCCGATCCTCAACATCATGCAGACCGTGCCGCCATGGGTTTACCTGATCCCGGCGGTGATGCTGTTCAGCCTGGGCAAGGTCCCGGCGATTATCGCGACCATCGTCTACGGTATTCCGCCGATGCTCCGGCTGACCACCCTCGCGTTCAAACAGTTGCCGAAAGACTTGCTGGAATTGGGCCAGGCGTCCGGTGCCTCACCCCGGGACATTCTGTTCAAGATCGAACTGCCGACGGCCGCACCGACGCTGTTGGTCGGCCTGAACCAATGCATCCTCATGTCCCTGGCGATGGTGGTGTTGGCCGGCCTGGTGGGCGCTGGCGGGCTCGGCGCTGAAGTGACCCGCGGCCTCTCCCGGATGGAGATGGGGCTGGGCCTGCGTGCCGGCCTGGCGATCGTCGCGGTTGCATTGCTCCTGGATCGTCTGTCACGGGGCGCCTTGCAGCGCCATTCTCCCACCACTATGGTTTGA
- a CDS encoding ABC transporter permease has product MSTPDFSNQFDAVVDSSLEWLSDNGEFLFDGINAMLTGLYEGVLWCLAYPPYYLVALAIALIGWRVVGVRFAILTGLALVFCDIIGLWPETVSTLALVLTATVLALVVAIPLGVLAGLAPSVDRVVDPVLDLIQTMPPYIYLLPAIALLGYGPATALLATFIVAVPPAIRLTSLGIRMTPKHFIELGDASGVTNWQMFFKIRLPFAKPSIMAGVNQSLMMAFGMVVIAGIVGSGGLGESIYAAVRTLDIAKSINAAISIVILTMILDRLAQHAARSRTGESQ; this is encoded by the coding sequence ATGAGCACCCCGGACTTTTCCAATCAGTTCGACGCAGTCGTCGACTCGAGCCTGGAATGGCTCTCGGACAACGGCGAGTTTCTGTTCGACGGCATCAACGCAATGCTGACCGGCCTTTACGAAGGCGTGCTGTGGTGCCTTGCCTATCCGCCGTATTACCTCGTCGCCCTGGCCATTGCCCTGATCGGCTGGCGGGTGGTCGGCGTCCGCTTTGCGATTCTCACCGGCCTGGCCCTGGTGTTTTGCGACATCATCGGCTTGTGGCCCGAAACGGTCAGCACGCTCGCCCTGGTGCTGACGGCCACTGTGCTCGCGCTGGTGGTCGCCATTCCCCTGGGCGTGCTGGCCGGCCTGGCACCCTCGGTCGATCGCGTGGTGGACCCGGTGCTGGACCTGATCCAGACCATGCCGCCCTACATCTATCTGCTGCCGGCGATTGCGCTGCTGGGTTATGGCCCGGCCACGGCACTGCTGGCCACCTTTATCGTGGCGGTGCCCCCGGCCATTCGCCTGACCTCGCTGGGGATTCGCATGACGCCCAAGCATTTCATCGAATTGGGCGATGCCAGCGGCGTCACCAACTGGCAGATGTTTTTCAAGATCCGCCTGCCGTTCGCCAAGCCCAGCATCATGGCCGGGGTCAATCAGAGCCTGATGATGGCCTTCGGCATGGTGGTCATTGCCGGCATCGTCGGCTCCGGTGGCCTGGGTGAGTCGATTTATGCCGCGGTGCGCACGCTGGACATCGCCAAGTCGATCAATGCGGCCATCTCCATCGTTATCCTGACCATGATTCTCGATCGGCTGGCGCAGCACGCTGCCCGCTCGCGCACGGGAGAAAGCCAATGA
- a CDS encoding quaternary amine ABC transporter ATP-binding protein: protein MTTAKIDTNEVLIDCQSVWKIFGKAAPAAMNAVVKEGLTKTQILQDFGCVVGVSDVSLQVRRGEIFCIMGLSGSGKSTLIRLLNKLITPSSGKVLVKGKDLSSLKAAELRDVRARHIGMVFQSVALLPNRTVLENTAFGLEVQGVGKAERYKVAEQALAKVGLTEWSSRYPSELSGGMQQRVGLARAITADPEVILMDEPFSALDPLIRRQLQDEFRQLTKDLGKSAVFITHDLDEAIRIGDRIAIMKDGVIIQVGTAEEIVLNPADDYVAEFVAGISRLHLVKAQSVMTPVEPFKVANPGCDIARLTKTTPEADINELIGLTMKSERDALAVVDNGTVVGIITIRDLLRGVQGIPNEFAAPSDATVLEAST from the coding sequence ATGACAACGGCCAAGATAGACACGAACGAAGTGCTGATAGATTGCCAGTCCGTCTGGAAAATCTTCGGAAAAGCCGCCCCGGCAGCCATGAATGCTGTGGTCAAGGAGGGGCTGACCAAGACTCAGATCCTGCAAGATTTCGGCTGCGTGGTCGGCGTCTCCGACGTCAGTCTCCAGGTGCGCCGAGGCGAGATCTTTTGCATCATGGGATTGTCCGGCAGTGGTAAATCCACCTTGATCAGGCTGCTCAACAAGCTGATCACCCCCAGCTCCGGCAAAGTCCTGGTCAAGGGCAAGGACCTGTCATCCCTGAAGGCCGCGGAATTGCGCGACGTCAGGGCACGTCATATCGGCATGGTCTTCCAGAGCGTGGCCTTGTTGCCCAATCGAACGGTGCTGGAAAACACCGCGTTCGGCCTGGAAGTGCAGGGCGTGGGCAAGGCCGAGCGCTACAAGGTGGCCGAGCAGGCGCTGGCCAAGGTGGGCTTGACCGAGTGGTCTTCGCGTTATCCCAGCGAACTGTCCGGCGGCATGCAGCAGCGTGTGGGCTTGGCGCGGGCGATTACCGCCGACCCCGAAGTGATTCTGATGGACGAGCCGTTCAGTGCGCTCGACCCGTTGATCCGCCGGCAGTTGCAGGATGAATTCCGCCAGTTGACCAAGGACCTGGGCAAGTCCGCGGTGTTTATTACCCACGACCTGGACGAGGCGATCCGCATCGGCGACCGCATCGCGATCATGAAGGACGGCGTGATCATCCAGGTCGGCACCGCCGAAGAGATCGTGCTCAACCCGGCCGACGACTACGTCGCGGAATTCGTCGCGGGCATTTCCCGGCTGCACCTGGTCAAGGCGCAGTCGGTGATGACGCCGGTGGAGCCTTTCAAGGTGGCGAACCCGGGCTGCGACATTGCCCGGCTCACCAAAACCACGCCTGAGGCCGATATCAACGAGCTCATCGGCTTGACCATGAAGTCCGAGCGTGACGCGCTGGCGGTGGTCGATAACGGCACCGTGGTCGGGATCATCACGATCCGTGACCTGCTGCGTGGCGTGCAAGGCATTCCGAATGAGTTCGCGGCGCCCTCGGACGCCACTGTTCTGGAGGCATCGACATGA
- a CDS encoding glycine betaine ABC transporter substrate-binding protein, protein MKKIWKAICAVAVAGLLSGPVQAEEKNIVMGTMTWEDLTPITGITKKVLEDSGYTVKVVEFSEWGIAYAALSKGDVQVLASQTDYAANDYWNKNKNKIEKLSPVSFGLYQGLAVPSYVDIDSIEQLNANSEKLGGKIIGIEPGSGLMSDATNVVKAYDLKLKLVEGSTTAMTAALKSAVDRKEPVVVTVWDPSWMTKKFDLKFLKDPKGIFPPLQGYYWIGHKGFAAEYPRARELMASVYVPITDITAMNADVKDGKTMEQAIKDWTDSHADLLKRWGNIKK, encoded by the coding sequence ATGAAAAAGATTTGGAAGGCAATCTGTGCTGTCGCTGTGGCTGGCTTATTAAGTGGCCCCGTGCAAGCCGAAGAGAAAAACATTGTCATGGGTACCATGACCTGGGAAGACTTGACGCCTATTACCGGTATAACAAAGAAGGTACTTGAAGACTCTGGTTATACCGTAAAAGTTGTAGAGTTTTCCGAGTGGGGCATCGCTTACGCAGCATTGAGCAAAGGTGACGTACAAGTATTGGCCTCCCAAACCGATTACGCGGCCAACGACTACTGGAACAAGAACAAGAACAAGATCGAGAAACTATCGCCAGTTTCTTTCGGGCTGTATCAAGGACTTGCCGTACCCAGTTACGTCGACATTGATTCCATTGAACAATTGAACGCCAACTCGGAAAAACTTGGCGGCAAGATCATCGGTATCGAACCGGGTTCTGGCTTGATGAGCGATGCCACCAATGTGGTCAAGGCCTATGACCTCAAGCTTAAGCTGGTCGAAGGCAGTACCACGGCGATGACGGCGGCGTTGAAATCGGCGGTCGACCGTAAAGAGCCGGTGGTCGTCACCGTCTGGGACCCTTCGTGGATGACCAAGAAGTTCGACCTTAAATTCCTCAAGGATCCAAAAGGCATCTTCCCGCCGCTGCAAGGCTACTACTGGATCGGCCATAAAGGCTTTGCTGCCGAATATCCACGTGCTCGCGAGCTGATGGCCAGTGTGTATGTGCCCATCACCGACATCACCGCGATGAACGCCGACGTCAAGGATGGCAAGACCATGGAACAGGCGATCAAGGACTGGACCGACAGCCACGCTGACTTGCTCAAGCGCTGGGGAAATATCAAGAAGTAA
- a CDS encoding NAD(P)/FAD-dependent oxidoreductase, translating into MSTHTIKRLPVDTGVSGWEAISTRTAPVRLLDGNVTADWLIIGAGFAGLSAARRLSQLHPGDRIAVVDAHEVAKGPAGRNSGFMIDVPHSLSSGEYSVAGESATALEIAQNRFAIAFAAEAAREYGMSATTFDPSGKINAAATERGIKLNDNYAKSLKSIGERFELLDAARMQDITGTRYYHGGLYTPGAVMIQPAQYIRDFAAGLDKNVSLYERSPIIELTRSGNDWKAKSHRGVVTAPKVILGVNGHVEDFGHFQGRLLHVFTYASMTAAYSHDEFGGPVTGKDRWALLPADPMGATLRKITENGLSRIVIRTKFTYDPSIQVTPRRVAAVAEEQRRSLDARFPELKSTPLEFSWAGRLCLSRNSAPAFGEIEENLYSACCENGLGTVKSTLAGVMAAELASGTHSKVLDSFSQLPGPSRLPPKLITKLGVNSVIRWQALRAGREG; encoded by the coding sequence ATGAGCACCCATACCATCAAGCGCCTGCCGGTCGACACCGGGGTTTCAGGATGGGAGGCGATTTCCACCCGCACTGCGCCTGTCCGTCTGCTTGATGGCAACGTGACGGCGGATTGGCTGATTATCGGCGCCGGTTTTGCCGGTCTCTCCGCCGCCCGCCGGCTGTCCCAACTGCATCCCGGCGACCGCATCGCGGTGGTGGACGCCCATGAAGTGGCGAAGGGGCCGGCAGGCCGCAACTCCGGTTTCATGATTGACGTGCCCCACAGCCTGTCATCCGGGGAATATTCGGTGGCTGGCGAGTCGGCAACGGCGCTGGAGATCGCGCAGAACCGCTTCGCCATTGCTTTCGCCGCTGAAGCCGCTCGCGAATACGGCATGTCCGCAACCACCTTCGACCCTTCCGGGAAGATCAACGCGGCAGCCACCGAGCGCGGGATCAAGCTCAATGACAATTATGCCAAGTCACTGAAAAGCATCGGCGAGCGATTTGAATTGCTGGATGCCGCACGTATGCAGGACATCACCGGTACCCGTTATTACCACGGCGGGCTGTATACCCCCGGTGCAGTGATGATCCAGCCCGCCCAATACATCAGGGATTTTGCCGCCGGGCTGGATAAGAACGTCAGCCTGTATGAACGCTCACCGATTATCGAGCTGACAAGATCAGGCAATGACTGGAAGGCGAAGTCTCACCGTGGAGTTGTCACTGCGCCGAAAGTGATTTTGGGCGTCAATGGTCATGTCGAAGATTTCGGCCATTTCCAGGGGCGTCTGCTGCACGTGTTTACTTACGCTTCGATGACGGCTGCCTATAGTCATGATGAATTTGGCGGGCCTGTGACGGGTAAGGATCGATGGGCTTTATTACCCGCCGACCCAATGGGCGCGACGCTGCGCAAGATTACTGAAAACGGCCTGTCGCGCATTGTTATCCGTACCAAGTTTACCTATGACCCCAGTATTCAAGTAACGCCAAGACGTGTTGCGGCCGTGGCCGAAGAACAACGGCGCTCGCTGGATGCGCGCTTCCCCGAGTTGAAATCGACTCCGTTGGAATTCAGCTGGGCCGGACGGCTCTGCCTGAGTCGCAACAGCGCACCAGCGTTTGGGGAAATAGAAGAAAACCTCTATTCGGCTTGCTGCGAAAACGGCCTGGGCACGGTTAAAAGCACACTGGCAGGCGTTATGGCTGCCGAGCTGGCCAGCGGCACGCATTCAAAGGTTTTAGACAGTTTCAGTCAACTGCCGGGACCCAGCCGATTGCCACCCAAGCTGATCACTAAGTTGGGCGTCAACTCGGTTATTCGTTGGCAGGCATTAAGAGCAGGGCGAGAGGGCTGA
- a CDS encoding aldehyde dehydrogenase has translation MGDLLSKAEYAAIAKEISLPSNAFIDGAFKPAISGKTFATHNPATGEFLTDVAACSSEDVDFAVNNAKEAFEDGRWRSISPKERKAVLLTFADLLESHSHELAVLESLDSGKPVSECQLVDVPDTIHTLRWHAELVDKIYDNTAPVGSDALTMVVREPIGVVGCVLPWNFPLLMLAWKIGPALAAGCSVIVKPAEQTSLTTLRVAELAFEAGVPAGVLNIVTGTGKEVGEPIGLHHDVDMVSFTGSTATGRRFLHYAADSNLKRIVLECGGKNPAVVMDDAEDLDLVAQHVVNGAFWNMGENCSATSRLIVHASIKDELLQRMGAYIREWKMGDPLDPENRVGSLVSPEHFAKVKSYLEHAVAGKMNVVYGGATKDDAFVELTVIDGVDRDSRLFKEEIFGPVLSVTTFNTLAEAIALANDTVYGLAASVYTGSLRRAIRLSREIRAGIVTVNCFGEGDASTPFGGYKESGFGGRDKSIFAHDQYTEIKTIWIDVSDRSDDESEK, from the coding sequence ATGGGTGATCTTCTGAGCAAAGCGGAATATGCCGCCATCGCCAAAGAGATTTCGTTGCCCTCCAACGCGTTCATCGATGGCGCGTTCAAGCCCGCGATCTCCGGCAAGACTTTCGCCACCCACAATCCGGCAACGGGCGAGTTTTTGACTGATGTCGCCGCCTGTTCGTCCGAGGATGTCGACTTCGCCGTCAATAACGCCAAGGAGGCTTTCGAGGATGGACGCTGGAGATCGATTTCTCCCAAGGAGCGCAAAGCGGTCCTGCTGACGTTCGCCGATCTGCTTGAAAGCCACTCACACGAACTGGCCGTCCTCGAGAGCCTCGACAGCGGCAAGCCTGTGAGTGAATGCCAGTTGGTCGACGTGCCGGACACAATCCACACCCTGCGCTGGCACGCGGAACTGGTCGACAAGATTTATGACAACACCGCCCCAGTGGGCAGTGACGCGCTGACCATGGTGGTCCGTGAGCCGATTGGCGTGGTGGGCTGCGTCCTGCCATGGAACTTCCCGCTGCTGATGCTGGCCTGGAAAATCGGCCCGGCGCTCGCTGCAGGCTGTTCGGTCATCGTCAAACCCGCCGAACAGACTTCCCTGACCACCTTGCGGGTCGCTGAGCTGGCGTTTGAAGCGGGCGTCCCGGCCGGCGTGCTCAACATTGTCACCGGCACCGGCAAGGAGGTCGGCGAGCCGATCGGCTTGCACCACGACGTCGACATGGTCAGCTTCACCGGCTCCACCGCGACCGGCCGCCGGTTCCTGCATTACGCCGCCGATTCGAACCTGAAACGCATCGTGCTCGAATGCGGCGGGAAAAACCCGGCCGTGGTGATGGACGACGCCGAAGACCTGGACCTCGTCGCCCAGCATGTGGTCAACGGCGCGTTCTGGAACATGGGCGAAAACTGCTCTGCGACCTCGCGCCTGATCGTCCACGCGTCGATCAAGGACGAATTGCTCCAGCGCATGGGCGCCTACATCCGCGAATGGAAGATGGGCGACCCACTGGACCCGGAAAACCGCGTCGGGTCGCTGGTCAGCCCGGAGCATTTCGCCAAGGTGAAGTCGTACCTCGAGCACGCCGTCGCCGGCAAGATGAATGTGGTCTACGGCGGTGCGACCAAGGACGATGCGTTCGTCGAACTGACCGTGATCGATGGTGTGGACCGGGACAGTCGACTGTTCAAGGAAGAGATCTTCGGCCCGGTTCTGTCGGTCACCACCTTCAACACGCTCGCCGAAGCCATTGCCCTGGCCAACGACACGGTCTACGGCCTGGCCGCCTCGGTGTACACCGGCAGCCTGCGTCGGGCGATCAGGTTGTCGCGGGAAATCCGCGCCGGCATCGTCACCGTCAACTGCTTTGGTGAGGGCGATGCGTCGACACCTTTCGGCGGCTACAAAGAGTCGGGCTTCGGTGGTCGGGACAAATCCATCTTCGCCCATGACCAGTACACCGAAATCAAGACCATCTGGATCGATGTGTCTGATCGGTCGGATGACGAGTCCGAAAAATGA
- a CDS encoding dihydrodipicolinate synthase family protein: MKFEGIYTPAVTPHKPDGEIDWAVYSEVLESLIEAKVHGIIIGGSTGEYYAQTPEERTELAAYAKDVIGTRVQLIVSTGAIRTEDAVQYAKDAKAIKADAILVTSPPYALPTSKENAIHALTIDRAANLPIMLYNYPGRMCVSMDEDYLTRVSESKNVIAIKESSGDMGRVHLLARQYPNIALSCGWDDQALEFFAWGARSWVCAGSNFLPKEHVALYEACVIEKNFDKGRQIMSAMMPLMNALDGGKFVQSIKYGCEVAGLKVGDVRLPLQPLEAEEKQSLESVIAELKRNVANITSGASHG, translated from the coding sequence TTGAAATTTGAAGGTATCTATACGCCAGCGGTAACGCCTCATAAACCAGATGGGGAGATTGACTGGGCCGTTTATTCTGAAGTGCTGGAGTCGCTGATCGAGGCGAAAGTGCACGGCATTATCATCGGCGGCTCGACCGGCGAATATTATGCGCAGACGCCGGAAGAACGTACTGAACTGGCCGCCTACGCCAAAGATGTCATCGGCACCCGGGTGCAACTGATCGTCAGCACCGGGGCCATTCGCACAGAAGATGCCGTGCAATACGCCAAGGATGCAAAAGCGATCAAGGCAGACGCCATTCTCGTCACTTCGCCGCCGTACGCACTGCCGACTTCCAAGGAAAACGCGATCCACGCGCTGACCATCGATCGCGCGGCCAACCTGCCGATCATGCTTTACAACTACCCGGGTCGCATGTGCGTTTCGATGGACGAGGATTACCTCACCCGCGTGAGCGAATCGAAAAACGTCATCGCCATCAAGGAAAGTTCCGGCGACATGGGCCGCGTGCATCTGCTCGCCCGCCAATACCCGAATATCGCGCTGTCCTGTGGCTGGGACGATCAGGCACTCGAGTTCTTTGCCTGGGGCGCCAGAAGTTGGGTCTGCGCCGGTTCCAACTTCCTGCCCAAGGAACACGTGGCGCTGTATGAAGCCTGTGTGATCGAAAAGAACTTCGATAAAGGTCGCCAGATCATGTCGGCGATGATGCCGCTGATGAATGCACTGGACGGCGGCAAGTTCGTGCAGTCGATCAAGTACGGTTGCGAAGTGGCCGGCCTGAAAGTAGGGGATGTGCGCTTGCCGCTTCAGCCTCTGGAAGCTGAAGAAAAGCAGAGCCTCGAATCGGTCATCGCCGAGCTGAAACGCAACGTGGCCAACATTACGTCGGGAGCCAGCCATGGGTGA
- a CDS encoding GntR family transcriptional regulator produces the protein MKNGKTCLYEDLKRQILTMELAPDEALDEVILSARYGLSRTPVREVFRRLAGEGYIDIRENRGARVISMNHSTLRNFFLVAPMMYAAIGRLAVQNFTPRQLIDLKDTQYRFRHATTSRDALAMVVENNRFHWIMGEMAGNPYLQPSLERLLIDHARIGNTFFRPRDKDMEQRLDLSACHHDSFIEAIERRDEAAVVDLVFEHWELSRENMEIFITPQGMTADALVDLSRNLSPEKSS, from the coding sequence TTGAAAAACGGCAAAACCTGTCTCTACGAAGACTTGAAACGTCAGATCCTGACCATGGAACTGGCCCCGGACGAAGCCCTGGACGAAGTCATTCTCAGTGCCCGTTACGGCTTGTCCCGGACCCCCGTTCGAGAAGTGTTTCGCCGCCTGGCGGGTGAAGGCTATATCGATATTCGCGAAAACCGCGGTGCTCGGGTCATCTCGATGAATCACTCGACCCTGCGCAACTTTTTCCTGGTGGCGCCGATGATGTACGCCGCCATCGGCCGCCTGGCGGTGCAAAACTTCACGCCGCGCCAATTGATCGACCTCAAAGACACGCAATACCGTTTTCGCCACGCCACCACTTCAAGGGATGCGCTGGCGATGGTGGTCGAGAACAACCGCTTTCACTGGATCATGGGCGAGATGGCGGGCAACCCCTATCTGCAACCCAGCCTGGAACGACTGCTTATCGATCACGCCCGGATCGGCAATACCTTTTTCCGGCCTCGCGACAAGGATATGGAACAGCGTCTTGATCTGTCCGCCTGTCATCACGATTCATTTATCGAAGCCATAGAGCGTCGCGATGAAGCAGCAGTCGTTGATCTGGTGTTTGAACACTGGGAACTGTCCCGGGAAAACATGGAGATTTTCATTACGCCCCAAGGCATGACAGCGGACGCACTCGTTGATCTTTCACGCAATCTATCTCCGGAGAAATCATCTTGA
- a CDS encoding chorismate mutase: MFHFPCLPQLLTCALLGLFAGTAQAAAPTPDSLQPLLATMNERLNIADLVALTKWDSGKPIQDSAREAQVIANARKLAVARKLDPDDVVELIAAQIEANKLVQYGLIAQWHAAGKAPDTPRPDLAKQIRPQLDELQNRLLQQYARFAPYRTDPNCQDWLAKARSSLIRNALHGQALIRATGELCIADR; this comes from the coding sequence ATGTTCCATTTCCCATGCTTGCCACAGCTGCTGACCTGCGCCCTGCTAGGCCTGTTCGCTGGCACCGCACAAGCCGCCGCGCCCACGCCCGATAGCCTGCAACCGCTGCTTGCAACAATGAACGAGCGCCTGAACATTGCCGATCTGGTGGCGTTGACCAAGTGGGACAGCGGCAAGCCGATCCAGGACAGTGCCCGGGAAGCGCAGGTCATCGCCAACGCGAGGAAGCTGGCCGTGGCGCGAAAGCTGGACCCGGACGACGTCGTCGAATTGATCGCTGCACAGATAGAAGCCAACAAGCTGGTGCAGTACGGCCTGATCGCTCAATGGCATGCGGCGGGCAAGGCGCCCGACACGCCACGGCCGGACCTCGCCAAACAGATCAGGCCGCAGCTGGACGAACTGCAGAACCGCCTGTTGCAGCAATACGCCAGGTTCGCACCCTATCGCACCGACCCGAACTGCCAGGACTGGCTGGCCAAGGCGCGCTCCAGCCTGATCAGGAACGCGTTGCATGGCCAGGCATTGATCCGCGCCACCGGCGAGCTGTGTATCGCAGATCGGTAA
- a CDS encoding c-type cytochrome: MKNAAVLTFALLLNAGLCSAQALAAGDAEAGGKLFKRICGGCHQVGASARGSFGPQLNGIFGRPSGSTTDYLYSDAMKAAGIVWTRETLTAYLEDPKGVVPGTRMIFWGLSDPEKVDDVLAYLQTFQSQ; the protein is encoded by the coding sequence ATGAAGAACGCCGCCGTACTGACCTTCGCCCTGCTGCTCAATGCGGGACTCTGCAGCGCCCAGGCCTTAGCGGCCGGCGATGCCGAGGCGGGCGGCAAACTGTTCAAGCGGATCTGCGGTGGCTGCCATCAGGTAGGGGCGTCGGCGCGGGGCTCTTTTGGCCCGCAGCTCAACGGGATTTTCGGTCGCCCCTCAGGTAGCACGACGGACTACCTGTACTCCGACGCGATGAAAGCGGCCGGCATCGTCTGGACTCGCGAAACACTGACCGCGTACCTCGAAGATCCGAAGGGTGTGGTTCCCGGTACACGGATGATTTTCTGGGGGCTCAGCGATCCGGAAAAGGTCGACGATGTGCTGGCTTATCTTCAGACGTTTCAGTCGCAGTAA
- a CDS encoding organic hydroperoxide resistance protein, protein MINQIDTVLYTGKTHTTGGRNGEARSDDGRLDIKLSPPGSSGSGTNPEQLLAAGWSACFIGAMGKAAAAMKVSLPSDITVDAEIDLGKTEEAFFLQARLNVSLPGLDPAVARAVVDDAHLRCPYSKALSGNIDITINLV, encoded by the coding sequence ATGATCAATCAAATCGACACCGTGCTGTACACCGGCAAGACCCACACCACCGGCGGCCGAAACGGTGAAGCGCGAAGCGACGATGGCCGTCTGGACATCAAGCTGTCCCCGCCGGGCAGTTCAGGCAGTGGCACCAATCCCGAACAACTGCTGGCGGCCGGTTGGTCGGCCTGCTTCATCGGCGCCATGGGCAAGGCGGCTGCCGCCATGAAGGTGAGCCTGCCGAGTGACATCACCGTCGATGCCGAAATCGACCTGGGCAAGACCGAAGAGGCGTTTTTTCTCCAGGCGCGCCTGAATGTCAGCCTCCCGGGCCTGGACCCTGCCGTCGCCCGGGCGGTGGTGGATGACGCACACCTGCGCTGCCCGTACTCCAAAGCGCTCAGTGGCAACATCGACATCACGATCAATCTGGTTTAA